ACAGGCCATAATTTCAGTCTAGATGTGCacagctggtagaaacatacttcaaaagacttgcagcagaAAGTTCAGCACTAGTGTTGACTCACGGTTCCTGAACAGAAACAGATgtcacacatttttatttacttcacTATTATGCACCattttgtgttggcctatcacaatAAATCCAACTAAAATAAACAGgtaaaatatgtggaaaagctcaAGTGGAATGAATACTTCTACAAGGAACTGCAGGTCTGACTTAGACCCTGGTCTTTAATTTATTGAGCTGCTAAGTTCCAcctgtctgtgttgctctgcAGGGCCATTACGTCCTTCTCTTGTTTTCTGGAATCTGAGACTTGCTCCAGTGGGTCCCGTAGGTGCTATAGGAAGAAAAATGCTGGTACATTACATATAAAGACATAACAACCTCAGAACAACAGCTCTGATGAGCTAGACTAAAATGAAACCCATAGCACCTTGATTGTGGTGAACTGGTATGGTGTGTGTCCTTGGAAGGCCTCGTGGATTCCTGACATGGCGTTGGCCGTTTTCTCCCAGAACTGCAGCAGCGTTGTCTGACAGAACAAGGGTGAGAGAAATATTTAGTTATTCAAGGCCCAGGGTGACAGAGACATGGTCATATTTAAAGTGGAGTGTACCTGGTAAGTgcagagagagtgagagagcaTGTTACAGCGGCTTGCTCCCAGCATATCCACCTTCTGGCATACATCATTCTTCAGTTTTTCAAACTGGCTCTTCGTCTCCCTCACCTGGGCCTGGACCTGAGAGCAGGAACAGACAGCAACTATAAGACAACACAGAAGGAGAGCTGAAGAATGAAAGCTATCCAAACTCTTCCTGCCTTGCGGAACTTCTCCAGCTGTTTGTAGGTGTCTGGGTCCAGTTCCTGAGAGACGTCTTTCATCCAAAGCAGTGCTCCCCTGTACTCTGTGCGAGCCTTCTCCATACGGCTGACTGTCAGCAGTGTGTCGGCAATGGCACGCCGCCGGAAGGTCTCCACTTCCTGATACATGCGATGCAACGACGGGCAAAGTGCCATTCTACAGAAACGAGCAAAAGCAAAAACCTAAAtactttaaaaagctttttttgccCCAGTACTGGACTGACCATCATCATCTGCTGCTGACCTCTGCTTGGCTGAGCTACACAGGGCCTTGCTTGTGGCCTCCATCATGCCGCCAGCCTTAGTGCGATCGCGTTCAGCCTGGAAACGCAAAAACAGGCCGAGCTCATTCTCCTCCTGGGACAACCCTGAGGAcagaagaataaaaaatgtttcaggcTCTGTATTTAAAAAGAACATGTCAGAAAATGACATAACAGCGGGTCTGACTCACGTGTGATTCTGTGCTGGTACTTCTCAATAACCTTCAGCAGCTCTGTGCACGTCCACTGAACAGAGTGGAAGAACTGCAGAGAGAGACACACAGTAAGACTTCTCCACCCAGACAACATGCTGCTGCATTGTAAACACTGGAGGTCAGGGGTTGCAATTTACTCCCATCATCTTGTTGACTCCTACAGTGACCTGCAAATGTTTTGGCATTTTGTTACACTACGATGACAAAcgtcaatatatttttttggggatttatgtgataaacaaacataaagtagtgcataattatcaAGTGGAAAGCAAAGAAGGCACcgctttcaaaatattttacagatacaaatcccttaaataaattattgtggaaTGTATTAAGCTTCattttctcatcaactctgcaaatgaaaagcattcccacagcatgatgctgccaccaccatatttcaccacAGGATGATGTGGGGTGTTTGTTTTCTAACATGCACAGCatgtggataaaaaaaaaatgattttatctgatttatatGGGGGCAGCAGAGTAAAAAGGgacagaaaactgaaactgaaaatttAAAGAACAAGGCATCAGGTTTCTTGAAACTCATTATGTGTCTGTAGATGTCTATCGGACGGCTGCCTCACATTATATGCTGAGGGAAACCTCTGTGACCAGAAGAGGAGCTTGTGTCATAGCAACAGTGGGAATCTCAGAGGCTTTACAGaagagataaataaataaaagtccaTGAAGTTCACAAAAATTATTGAAAGGGCCACATTTAAGGGTAAAACACACAACCGGTGTTTTTGTTAGCATCACCACAAACCTTAAACTTTAAACAAGGCAACAGGCTGACTCATTGTTTGTTTCCCTACAAAGAAGCACAGTGTGCTGCCTGCTCAACACTGTAAATGGAGGCAGCTGCACATGTTCAGAATTATTCATTAACTGGAGAATAAACAGAGACCTACTCCAGCCTGTCTCCCTCAGCAGTGGTCGAACACCAGTCAATGTATGGAGCACTTCTACTAGACATGTTGTTGTGGTGGCAGCAACCAGATGGACTGATTAACTAACACCGTGTGTATGTTATAGAAGCTCCTTTGTTTGAGTAGCAGCAAAAATCGATTAGAGGCAAGTATAAACTTAAGTCTTTTAAACAAGCATTACAGCACATTCAAGTCTCTTTACAACATGCCAGGATGGAAAGGCATCAGCAGTGGCATCAAACTGCAGGTGAAAATCAATCCGAGAGCTAAGTGGAGTactaaaatacaaatacagatTGTTGTGGAGTGATAAACTTACTTCACTGGGAAAAATGTTATTCACAAGTGGAAAGTTTTAAGACATAGGCCAATTTTGAAAGCAGTGGATGTCCCAGCAAAGGTCAAACAGAGAAATTACAAAAACCTCAGGGggtccatctcagactctacaggcctcagataccataataaatgtaaaaagttcaTAATGGGGCAAACAGGAAACAAAGGAGCAAGTGTAACTTGTTTGAAATGGTTGCCAGGAGAACACATCATCTCGTTAAAATCCAAGTTCAGCCTCATTTTAGATCCGTCCATCTTCCCACAACTGGTGATAATCTCCCTGCCAAAAGctctcccacagcatgatgctgccaacaccatgtttcatagtGGACAAGGTGAGTTAAAGGTGAGAATGTGGAAGATCTAGATAAACAGAACGTGAGTAGAAAACttttggttgttttcttttaacaaagaAGTGCTTAAAACTGAACCTGTTTGACCTCCCCTTGTAAACAGTCAAATTACACTTTACCTGTCTGGGATTCacaataacaacaaaacacttCTCCTAGAAAGCTTGTATTAATCATTAAACTATGTCAAACAGAAGCTATGACTATCAATTTAAATGTGCTTTCTGATTgatcaataatgtcagagtATAAAAACTCTTTAGAACCTACACAACCTACACAAATGACCTTTCAGAACAAGGCTAGAACGTGAAAAATCCAACCACCTAGGCCCAGTCTGGCAACACCAATACTCTCTTGGACAGCAAAAGGATACAGCCACGAGTTAGATAATCCCACCATGCTACCACCACTCCAGCGCCATGATGGCGACGTAGTTTAGCGAGGAGGCCAGTGATCAGTCGTGCTTCCCGATAAGAGTGCAATTTAAGCTCACAGATATTTACCAATGGCGAACAAAAGTAAATCAGGGTGCAGCGTGAACACATTTTGGTGTTATAATAAGCAACATCAACAGCATTAATCTCAAAAGGTCCCAGATTAAAAAAAGATACTTCAGGTAGCATTTTTTCAAAGCTCACGGAGCACAAAGATAAATTCAAACTGAGATAACAACCTGTTGCATGGTGAAGGTTAGGTAGCCCTAGGGCTTCTGTGCTGAAGCAGATCTGATCTGCTCATTTAGTGCTTTGGTGATAAATTTTGGCTGTTGGGCAGGAGGGGTTTTACTCTGTCCCCTTTCTGATCTCCATGCCAGCAGGGATGAATCTGGAGCAAACCGGCAGCTGGATCTGGTTTCAGAGCGAACAAAAAGCTCACAGTTTATTCCTAAATATTCAGTGCCCATCTCTCTGGTCAGAGCAGCAAACAAGAtgtttacaaaaacagaactgTGACAACCATGGCTGGATGAGGACCAGAGTTTATCTTGTTACCATGCACAGTCAGGAGGATATGAAGGGAGGAACAAACATCTCACTGTTAGAACTCCAAGCGAGTTCGGAATAAAgaaaaggttaatattttaaaagaaacgtCATGCCGTCTCGGCAGtacggtggaggatctgtgatgctgtgggtttGTCTCTGTTCCAAAGGTTTTGGGACCATGTTAGGGTGTCTGACATCTTGGActctttaaaataacaaaacactttaaataaaatcctggtAGACTCCAGAACAATGCAAATGGGTCATTAGGTATTTGGATCATCTGGTTATTTCAGCACAGAAATGGCTGATCACACCTCCACATCCTCCTATAGAAAAACCTACAATGCTACAAATAAGCAGGCTGTGTGCTGCCAACTGAATTCCTACCTCAAGCTTGGCATCCAGGTCAGCATCTGAAGCCACCACATACTCGTCCTCCTTCTTGCCTGTAGCTTTGATCAGGACCTGTTTGGTCTTCCAGAACTTTTTCTGCATGCGAGCCATCATTGAGCTGTCCTCGCCCAGCAAACCCCGGCCACCGCTCAGCATGTCCCCAGCAAACCTGGAGGCAAGGGATAATAGCTCGATCTCAACTGTGTGGTGGCAGTTTTAATCAAATCAAGGTGCATTTAAATGTTACATACCCGTCCATCATTGGAAATCAGCTGGTTTCTGTTCTGAAggaaccaaaaaaaacaaaaaactgtgagAGTTTTgataaagagaaataaggttttTGTTGGTAAACTGTTTAAGATTAACACTAAGTTGAAGATACAACTCACTGTTGTATACTTTCCACTGACAAAGGGATACTATTAATAAAAGCACAGACTGAGAATAAAGTATTGATTTCTACAGCGGGGAACAAGTTAAaacgttttattaaaataacaactCTACTGCTAATTctgctttgtgttattttggatTGATCACATCACAAGAGGTAAAAgcatcaaaaacaaatgcatgccgcACTTTAAAGATTCGGAGATAAAAGATATGAACATGCAAAACAGTGTATTTGTGAAGTATTTTTGAAACttgaatattttctcaaaagttTGATGGCATCTCAGAGACGGTTTCattaaagaggaaaacaaaacatgacctTCTAACttctatttaaaacagaaaaccagtTATTTCTCCAGCAGCCAAAATAACAATACATATTATAACACTTATATTAATTTTATAGTTAACACTTCTTTATCACTTTGATTTTGATAAACAgactaaattaaaaatacagaaaaagtgTATGTAATGTAGGGGCAGGTGGGGTAAGGGGCATACCTTTTATCTTATGctcaatacataaataaaaactttggtTCCCAAAGCCCTTTCTTTGGCAATGAAAAATACAAGTATACACACTTAAATATACGATTCTGCTGGCCTGTGCCTTGTGTGATGTCATCAGACATGTATGCTTGGCAGCTCCTATGTTGGCCCACTGTATTCTGGTAAATAACGATATACAACAAACAAATCCAAAAATGACCCCGACAACTTCTGCTATAGATACACAACTATAACTTGAGGGAGTTTGGAtgattttacagtaaaaaatgGATAGCAGCTTTAAACGAAGACTGAACTCCAGGCTGGCAGCTGTGCCGATTAACCCAGCGAGTTATAATCAAGTTACAACCCGTTATTATGGCTTATCTGTGGCTGGACAAAGCTGATGAAGGCTACAGGCTAAGTGGGCTAATTGAATATGGTTCCCGGAGCTGAGAGAAGAGACCTGCGACCTAAGAGCAGCTGGTGTTAAAGCAGGTGTTCGGTTTCACTAAACGCCCCTTTGTTGACAAGTGAAAAACTCAGAGGAGTCACTAAAATATATGTTACTTCTAAGATAAATGTCGCGATAAAGTATAAAATAGTTCGCGAAAGTCGACAAAATAAGCGCTAATTGTGTTTCTCTGCTAGCAACAATTTAGCTAGCAGCAAATGTCACTTGGAGAACGTCTCagctgatgaacatttaacgcAGCGACTGACCCGTTAACAAGTCGGGTTACATTTTTCCTTTCTCTTCCTCTCTACTGTTCCGTATAAATGTGAACTTAGGAGGATAAATGACTACCTTCCTCTTAGTGTTGTCCAGCGGTGCGAGCATCTATGCGGACCAGCTCGGCTAACCTCCTCTCCCGATAGCCATCATCTTCTGAGTCAGAGAAACAGGATATGCAAACCCGCTGCAATGGCGTCATCTAACCACAAAGCGCCGCTGTTCTTCAGATTACATTGAAGATCGTCTATTGTGATAAAAGCTCTTTTGACAAATATGTTCACCCTTTGTCTCCTAAGCAAACGTTCACGTTCACCTTACCTAAACACAGAGTTTCTCACAagact
This DNA window, taken from Girardinichthys multiradiatus isolate DD_20200921_A chromosome 24, DD_fGirMul_XY1, whole genome shotgun sequence, encodes the following:
- the ical1 gene encoding islet cell autoantigen 1-like isoform X4 — its product is MMDGFAGDMLSGGRGLLGEDSSMMARMQKKFWKTKQVLIKATGKKEDEYVVASDADLDAKLEFFHSVQWTCTELLKVIEKYQHRITRLSQEENELGLFLRFQAERDRTKAGGMMEATSKALCSSAKQRMALCPSLHRMYQEVETFRRRAIADTLLTVSRMEKARTEYRGALLWMKDVSQELDPDTYKQLEKFRKVQAQVRETKSQFEKLKNDVCQKVDMLGASRCNMLSHSLCTYQTTLLQFWEKTANAMSGIHEAFQGHTPYQFTTIKHLRDPLEQVSDSRKQEKDVMALQSNTDSLVSLEDDKPAESLSDSDLKLSSDGRSKASESGKGDSLLSGGLLLPSEPSLTQGEEDGEQSDMAFLKDLLSPGPGGSDEFSSEWQDTFGMFDPTSVPTAAAGAARPPSHPPSPTGFLPSQLLDHSLSSSGWVTPPMFQAPPLQLSPGQNQAVPLSHTSAANAASGGSKDMSAWFNLFADLDPLSNPDAIGRSADELLNA
- the ical1 gene encoding islet cell autoantigen 1-like isoform X3, with the protein product MMDGFAGDMLSGGRGLLGEDSSMMARMQKKFWKTKQVLIKATGKKEDEYVVASDADLDAKLEFFHSVQWTCTELLKVIEKYQHRITRLSQEENELGLFLRFQAERDRTKAGGMMEATSKALCSSAKQRMALCPSLHRMYQEVETFRRRAIADTLLTVSRMEKARTEYRGALLWMKDVSQELDPDTYKQLEKFRKVQAQVRETKSQFEKLKNDVCQKVDMLGASRCNMLSHSLCTYQTTLLQFWEKTANAMSGIHEAFQGHTPYQFTTIKHLRDPLEQVSDSRKQEKDVMALQSNTDSLVSLEDDKPAESLSDSDLKLSSDGRSKASESAMHDLRGLSTDSGGDLMLMTCDIPPPANVPLQPLVPPPSQDVDQNESCSFGSFQSGLPQQLVSGDSLLSGGLLLPSEPSLTQGEEDGEQSDMAFLKDLLSPGPGGSDEFSSEWQDTFGMFDPTSVPTAAAGAARPPSHPPSPTGFLPSQLLDHSLSSSGWVTPPMFQAPPLQLSPGQNQAVPLSHTSAANAASGGSKDMSAWFNLFADLDPLSNPDAIGRSADELLNA
- the ical1 gene encoding islet cell autoantigen 1-like isoform X1, with product MMDGFAGDMLSGGRGLLGEDSSMMARMQKKFWKTKQVLIKATGKKEDEYVVASDADLDAKLEFFHSVQWTCTELLKVIEKYQHRITRLSQEENELGLFLRFQAERDRTKAGGMMEATSKALCSSAKQRMALCPSLHRMYQEVETFRRRAIADTLLTVSRMEKARTEYRGALLWMKDVSQELDPDTYKQLEKFRKVQAQVRETKSQFEKLKNDVCQKVDMLGASRCNMLSHSLCTYQTTLLQFWEKTANAMSGIHEAFQGHTPYQFTTIKHLRDPLEQVSDSRKQEKDVMALQSNTDSLVSLEDDKPAESLSDSDLKLSSDGRSKASESGKAMHDLRGLSTDSGGDLMLMTCDIPPPANVPLQPLVPPPSQDVDQNESCSFGSFQSGLPQQLVSGDSLLSGGLLLPSEPSLTQGEEDGEQSDMAFLKDLLSPGPGGSDEFSSEWQDTFGMFDPTSVPTAAAGAARPPSHPPSPTGFLPSQLLDHSLSSSGWVTPPMFQAPPLQLSPGQNQAVPLSHTSAANAASGGSKDMSAWFNLFADLDPLSNPDAIGRSADELLNA
- the ical1 gene encoding islet cell autoantigen 1-like isoform X2, whose protein sequence is MMDGFAGDMLSGGRGLLGEDSSMMARMQKKFWKTKQVLIKATGKKEDEYVVASDADLDAKLEFFHSVQWTCTELLKVIEKYQHRITRLSQEENELGLFLRFQAERDRTKAGGMMEATSKALCSSAKQRMALCPSLHRMYQEVETFRRRAIADTLLTVSRMEKARTEYRGALLWMKDVSQELDPDTYKQLEKFRKVQAQVRETKSQFEKLKNDVCQKVDMLGASRCNMLSHSLCTYQTTLLQFWEKTANAMSGIHEAFQGHTPYQFTTIKHLRDPLEQVSDSRKQEKDVMALQSNTDSLVSLEDDKPAESLSDSDLKLSSDGRSKASESGKAMHDLRGLSTDSGGDLMLMTCDIPPPANVPLQPLVPPPSQDVDQNESCSFGSFQSGLPQQLVSGDSLLSGGLLLPSEPSLTQGEEDGEQSDMAFLKDLLSPGPGGSDEFSSEWQDTFGMFDPTSVPTAAAGAARPPSHPPSPTGFLPSQLLDHSLSSSGWVTPPMFQAPPLQLSPGQNQAVPLSHTSAANASGGSKDMSAWFNLFADLDPLSNPDAIGRSADELLNA
- the ical1 gene encoding islet cell autoantigen 1-like isoform X5; this translates as MMDGFAGDMLSGGRGLLGEDSSMMARMQKKFWKTKQVLIKATGKKEDEYVVASDADLDAKLEFFHSVQWTCTELLKVIEKYQHRITRLSQEENELGLFLRFQAERDRTKAGGMMEATSKALCSSAKQRMALCPSLHRMYQEVETFRRRAIADTLLTVSRMEKARTEYRGALLWMKDVSQELDPDTYKQLEKFRKVQAQVRETKSQFEKLKNDVCQKVDMLGASRCNMLSHSLCTYQTTLLQFWEKTANAMSGIHEAFQGHTPYQFTTIKHLRDPLEQVSDSRKQEKDVMALQSNTDSLVSLEDDKPAESLSDSDLKLSSDGRSKASESGDSLLSGGLLLPSEPSLTQGEEDGEQSDMAFLKDLLSPGPGGSDEFSSEWQDTFGMFDPTSVPTAAAGAARPPSHPPSPTGFLPSQLLDHSLSSSGWVTPPMFQAPPLQLSPGQNQAVPLSHTSAANAASGGSKDMSAWFNLFADLDPLSNPDAIGRSADELLNA